From one Lysinibacillus sp. G4S2 genomic stretch:
- the spoVT gene encoding stage V sporulation protein T, protein MKATGIVRRIDDLGRVVIPKEIRRTLRIREGDPLEIYTDREGEVILKKYSPINDLGEFAREYVETLYETLGTPAFVTDRDEVIAVSGIGKKEYINRRITSFAESFMDERSTKIEKMETTIEIVPGQYEQVKSYCATPIMVNGDPIGCIIVLSKVHFVGEVEVKVAETAANFLAKQMNS, encoded by the coding sequence ATGAAGGCAACAGGAATTGTTCGTCGTATTGATGATTTAGGGCGTGTGGTTATTCCAAAAGAAATTCGTAGGACGCTACGTATTCGTGAGGGTGACCCGTTAGAAATTTATACAGATCGTGAAGGCGAAGTCATTTTAAAGAAATATTCTCCAATTAATGATTTGGGGGAATTTGCAAGAGAATATGTAGAAACATTATATGAAACGTTAGGTACTCCGGCATTTGTAACCGACCGAGATGAAGTAATTGCTGTCTCAGGGATCGGTAAGAAAGAGTACATTAATCGTCGTATTACATCCTTTGCGGAAAGTTTTATGGACGAGCGTTCAACAAAAATAGAAAAAATGGAAACAACTATTGAGATTGTTCCTGGACAATATGAGCAAGTAAAGTCATATTGCGCAACGCCTATTATGGTAAATGGTGATCCAATCGGCTGTATTATCGTTTTGTCTAAAGTACATTTTGTCGGTGAGGTTGAAGTAAAAGTTGCAGAAACAGCTGCTAATTTCTTAGCTAAACAAATGAATAGTTAA